ACGACATGGAGGCGGAGACGGCGGCGGGCCGCTTCCAGCTCGAGGCGCAGATCGCGGCGAAGCTGTCGCGGAAGACGCGGCACATCGTCTCCGTCAGCGATCACGGCGAGGAGGACGGCCTCGCGTACCTCGTCATGGAGCTGCTCGAGGGCGAGTCGCTCGAGGCGAGGACGAAGCGCGCCGGCGCGCTCGCGCTCCCCGAGGTCGCGGCGATCGTGCTGCAGGTCGCGCGCGCGCTCTCGCTCGCGCACGAAGAGGACATCTTCCACCGCGACCTCAAGCCCGCCAACGTGTGGCTCGGCAAGGACGAGGACGGCCGCCTCCTCGTGAAGCTGCTCGACTTCGGCATCGCTCGCACGAAAAAGCCGTTTCGAACGCGTTCACCGTTTGCCACGAGCAAGGACATGGTGCTCGGCACGCCGAGCTACATGAGCCCGGAGCAGGCGCGCGGCCTCGACACGCTCGACTACCGTTGCGACCTCTGGGCGCTCGCGGTCGTCGCCTACGAGGCGCTCACGAAGAAGATCCCGTTCGAGGGCGAGACGGTCGAGGACATCTTCCTCTCGATCTGCACGTTCCGCGTCGTGCCGGTCCTCGCGCGTCGCGCCGATCTCCCTCCCGCGCTCGAGGCCTTCTTCGCGCGCGCCTTCGCGCCGAAGCTCGAGGATCGGTTCACGACCGCGCTCGAGCTCTCCGACGCGTTCGAGCGTCTCGTGCCGGCGGAGGAGCTCGAGCAGGCGCTCGGCATCGTCCTCACCCCGAGCGCGCGCCGGCTCGAGGTCGCGCGCCAGAGCGCGCCGAACCTCGCCGCCGCCCCGCCGAGCCAGCCGGAGCTCTCGCCGCCGCCGCCTTCGAGCGATCCGATGGCAGGGATGCGGAGCTCGTCGCCCGATCTCAACGTCGCGGTCGGCGGCCCCACCGTCATCACGCGGCGTCGCGGCGGCGGCGGTCTCTTCATCGCGATCACGGTGCTGATGAGCATCGTCGGCATCGGCGCC
This genomic stretch from Labilithrix sp. harbors:
- a CDS encoding serine/threonine protein kinase, translating into MNVDVGQVIAGKYELVRLLGKGAMGEVWLATHNSLGGEFAIKLVEPADDMEAETAAGRFQLEAQIAAKLSRKTRHIVSVSDHGEEDGLAYLVMELLEGESLEARTKRAGALALPEVAAIVLQVARALSLAHEEDIFHRDLKPANVWLGKDEDGRLLVKLLDFGIARTKKPFRTRSPFATSKDMVLGTPSYMSPEQARGLDTLDYRCDLWALAVVAYEALTKKIPFEGETVEDIFLSICTFRVVPVLARRADLPPALEAFFARAFAPKLEDRFTTALELSDAFERLVPAEELEQALGIVLTPSARRLEVARQSAPNLAAAPPSQPELSPPPPSSDPMAGMRSSSPDLNVAVGGPTVITRRRGGGGLFIAITVLMSIVGIGAVILVAMSRSDKTPTTKQPDPPTSAIATVTTATTTLEDIPPPEPAPSPSPPPASSPAAVRPVVATGAPKPPAPAPPPVTSPTPAPHTSPSPAKSAPAPAKSVDKANVF